From Sulfuracidifex tepidarius, one genomic window encodes:
- a CDS encoding HD domain-containing protein has translation MKKVFDDLHGYVSLDDVEVRILDHPLLQRLRRIKQTSLAFMVYPGAVNTRFSHAIGTVYLTSKLGEILEDKGFVTNDEIRKLRLAALLHDIGQFPFSHSLGGFFMSKNFSNSDFGDMLISLTDIKDILSEGGYPYKEIKDILWGGNSLRGVIDSDVDVDRMDYLLRDSKYSGVQLGSIDLQRLMDNVNYEDGKIRIHEKGLYSAENFFIARLHMYQAVYYHKTIVGYELLVRKIYSDMIEECEVPGTPGELREIVQGNGIFMWDDEWVYSRLYNCYLTTTNDTLREKIWNFINRRGPKMIYDEPYPQTGKNIHDILEKLESSNIPKDSIYPIEEDISIIDKKRISFIRKTGDESTIDEMGFLLKSVPARLSINRVYVDAIFAPKAREIIP, from the coding sequence ATGAAGAAAGTTTTTGACGATTTGCATGGTTATGTTAGTCTGGACGACGTTGAGGTAAGGATACTTGACCATCCGCTTCTTCAGAGACTTAGACGCATAAAACAGACAAGCTTAGCGTTTATGGTTTATCCAGGGGCGGTTAATACTAGGTTTAGCCACGCCATAGGAACGGTCTATTTAACATCTAAACTCGGCGAAATTCTAGAAGATAAAGGATTTGTTACGAATGACGAAATAAGGAAGCTGAGACTCGCAGCACTACTTCATGATATAGGTCAGTTTCCATTCTCCCATTCTCTAGGAGGTTTCTTCATGTCTAAAAATTTCTCCAATTCTGACTTTGGAGATATGCTGATTTCCTTAACTGACATAAAGGACATTCTTAGTGAAGGAGGGTATCCTTACAAGGAAATTAAGGATATTCTGTGGGGAGGTAACAGCTTGAGGGGAGTAATAGATAGTGACGTTGACGTTGATAGAATGGATTATCTGTTACGCGATTCTAAGTACAGTGGGGTTCAACTCGGGAGCATAGATCTTCAACGTTTAATGGATAACGTGAATTATGAAGATGGTAAGATAAGGATCCATGAGAAGGGGCTATATAGCGCAGAAAACTTCTTCATAGCTAGGCTTCATATGTACCAGGCTGTGTATTACCACAAAACGATAGTTGGATATGAACTGCTGGTTAGAAAGATTTACTCAGACATGATCGAAGAATGTGAAGTTCCGGGCACTCCCGGAGAACTGAGAGAAATAGTACAGGGAAATGGAATCTTCATGTGGGACGATGAATGGGTTTATTCAAGGCTTTACAACTGTTACTTGACCACAACTAATGATACGCTCAGAGAGAAAATATGGAACTTCATTAACAGAAGAGGACCAAAGATGATATACGACGAGCCATACCCGCAGACGGGAAAGAATATTCACGATATTCTAGAAAAACTGGAATCTTCTAATATACCAAAGGACTCTATATATCCTATAGAAGAAGACATCTCAATTATAGATAAGAAGAGGATCTCTTTTATTAGGAAAACTGGAGACGAATCGACAATAGACGAGATGGGGTTTTTACTTAAGTCAGTGCCAGCTAGACTGTCAATAAATAGAGTATACGTAGATGCTATATTCGCTCCTAAGGCAAGGGAGATCATACCTTGA
- a CDS encoding phosphoglycolate phosphatase: protein MIKVILFDLDGTLTIDRNSYLLDLDALNSIRDLQSLGVKAFLVTGNSYPVSRGLATYLGMDGVVAENGCVVYAGEEHFLCKEIDHIIVKEFESKFGLKGSWQNKFRKYDFGFYPPQITPPMEEWALENGFSLKTSGYALHLSYNSQGKLIGVRKLLDLLKLDEKDVAAIGDSLTDIDMMKLAGVKVAVANGDDELKAIADLVTKGKSGEGVKEYIMSIVNALHGRNQRTCP, encoded by the coding sequence TTGATCAAGGTAATCCTCTTTGATTTGGATGGCACTTTAACGATCGATAGAAATAGTTATTTACTAGACCTCGATGCACTCAATTCAATTAGGGATTTGCAAAGTCTTGGCGTTAAGGCCTTCTTGGTTACCGGCAATTCATATCCGGTTTCTAGAGGGCTCGCAACATATTTAGGTATGGATGGAGTTGTTGCAGAGAACGGTTGCGTAGTTTATGCTGGAGAAGAACATTTTCTTTGTAAAGAAATAGACCACATTATAGTTAAGGAGTTTGAATCCAAGTTTGGACTCAAGGGTAGTTGGCAGAACAAATTCAGGAAATACGACTTCGGTTTCTATCCTCCGCAGATTACCCCTCCTATGGAGGAGTGGGCCTTAGAGAACGGGTTTTCATTGAAAACTAGCGGGTATGCGCTCCATTTGAGTTATAATAGCCAAGGTAAGCTGATTGGAGTGAGGAAACTGCTGGATCTGTTAAAATTGGATGAAAAAGACGTAGCTGCTATAGGCGACTCGCTAACTGATATAGATATGATGAAATTAGCTGGTGTGAAGGTCGCGGTAGCTAACGGGGACGACGAACTGAAAGCTATAGCAGATTTAGTAACTAAAGGGAAAAGCGGTGAGGGTGTAAAAGAATATATTATGAGCATAGTCAATGCTTTACATGGAAGAAATCAGAGAACTTGCCCGTAA
- a CDS encoding glutamate--tRNA ligase: MEEIRELARKYALQNAYTHGGKAQSGSVVSKIFAERPDLKTKAREIVSIVNEVTTQVNSMSLEDQRHELEEKYPHLLEKKKEEKEIKTLPELPNLRGKVVTRFAPNPDGPLHLGNSRAAIISYEYAKMYKGDFILRFDDTDPKVKKPIKEAYGWIREDLKWLGISWTEEFAASSRFERYYDVAKDLIEKSYAYVDTCNKETFLDFSMKRISEPECLHRSSPKEKNLELWEQMLEGKFKEGEAVLRIKTDMDDPDPSQRDWVMFRVINTEENPHPLTGNKYTVFPTYNFATSVDDHDKGVTHVFRAKEHMSNSLKQKWVFNYLNWEFPIVMEFGRLKLEGFMMSKSKIKEILEKGVTRDDPRLSTLAGLRRRGILPDTIKEIIIEVGLKTSDATISFDNIAAINRKKLDKTAKRYMYIPKDKAKSMRISGMSGCITAKIPFNFSNPNEFREIKVCEGDEIILDSDDAREGRHLRLMDLCNVRVEGGNLVYESRTLEEGKAKDASIVQWVKSAESFPMILKKYNGNDEREERGFAESSISSLNVNDIIQFFRYGFVRIDEKKSDIMVAIFSHD; encoded by the coding sequence ATGGAAGAAATCAGAGAACTTGCCCGTAAATATGCCCTTCAGAATGCTTATACTCATGGAGGTAAAGCTCAATCTGGATCAGTAGTAAGCAAGATTTTTGCCGAAAGACCTGACCTGAAGACCAAGGCTAGAGAGATCGTCTCCATAGTGAATGAAGTTACAACCCAAGTAAACTCCATGAGCCTAGAAGATCAAAGGCACGAGTTGGAGGAGAAGTATCCTCATTTACTAGAAAAGAAAAAGGAAGAGAAGGAAATAAAGACCCTTCCAGAACTTCCTAACTTGAGGGGAAAGGTAGTCACTAGGTTTGCACCCAACCCTGACGGGCCGCTTCATCTAGGTAACTCACGTGCAGCTATAATATCTTACGAGTATGCTAAGATGTATAAAGGGGACTTCATCTTAAGGTTCGATGATACAGACCCGAAAGTGAAGAAGCCAATCAAGGAAGCGTATGGCTGGATAAGAGAGGACCTGAAGTGGCTTGGTATTTCGTGGACGGAGGAGTTCGCAGCATCATCGAGGTTCGAGAGATATTATGATGTAGCGAAGGATCTGATTGAGAAGAGTTATGCCTACGTGGATACTTGCAATAAAGAGACATTCTTGGATTTTTCTATGAAAAGGATCTCCGAACCGGAATGTCTTCACAGGAGTTCCCCGAAGGAGAAAAACCTAGAGTTATGGGAACAGATGCTCGAAGGTAAATTCAAAGAAGGCGAGGCTGTACTTAGAATAAAGACCGATATGGACGACCCAGATCCTTCTCAAAGGGATTGGGTAATGTTTAGGGTCATCAACACAGAGGAGAACCCTCATCCGCTTACTGGGAACAAATACACGGTATTTCCGACCTACAACTTCGCTACTTCAGTAGATGACCACGATAAGGGAGTAACTCACGTCTTCAGGGCAAAGGAGCACATGTCTAACTCACTTAAACAGAAGTGGGTCTTCAACTATTTGAACTGGGAGTTCCCAATAGTCATGGAATTCGGAAGACTTAAGCTCGAAGGCTTTATGATGAGTAAGTCTAAAATAAAGGAGATCCTTGAGAAGGGAGTTACGAGAGACGACCCTAGATTGTCGACGCTAGCCGGTTTAAGGAGGAGAGGAATACTCCCTGATACTATTAAGGAAATAATAATCGAGGTGGGTTTGAAGACCTCTGATGCTACGATAAGTTTTGATAATATAGCAGCAATAAACAGGAAGAAATTAGACAAGACTGCAAAGAGGTACATGTACATACCTAAAGATAAGGCAAAATCTATGAGGATATCAGGCATGTCTGGTTGTATAACTGCTAAAATCCCATTTAATTTCTCTAATCCTAATGAATTTAGAGAGATAAAGGTATGTGAAGGAGACGAAATTATCTTGGACTCAGACGACGCCAGAGAAGGAAGGCATCTGAGACTAATGGATCTCTGCAACGTGAGAGTGGAAGGAGGCAATCTGGTATATGAAAGCAGGACTTTAGAGGAAGGTAAAGCTAAAGATGCGTCTATAGTACAATGGGTTAAGTCGGCTGAGAGTTTTCCTATGATTTTAAAGAAGTACAACGGCAATGACGAAAGGGAAGAGCGTGGCTTTGCTGAGTCTTCCATATCATCCCTTAATGTGAACGATATTATCCAATTCTTCAGGTACGGTTTCGTTAGGATAGACGAGAAGAAATCCGATATTATGGTTGCCATCTTTTCCCATGATTGA
- the rpl7ae gene encoding 50S ribosomal protein L7Ae, with protein sequence MSKPTYVKFEVPQELGDKALEAIRKAKESGKIKKGTNEATKAIERGLAKLVVIAEDVQPEEIVAHLPLLCEEKKIPYVYVSNKKSLGEAAGLQVGSSAVAIVDPGEGKDVLDEVIKRVNEIRGKS encoded by the coding sequence ATGTCTAAGCCAACATATGTAAAATTTGAAGTACCCCAGGAGCTTGGGGATAAAGCTCTAGAAGCAATAAGAAAAGCAAAAGAATCAGGTAAAATAAAGAAAGGTACAAATGAGGCAACTAAAGCTATAGAGAGAGGACTTGCTAAATTGGTGGTAATTGCCGAAGATGTACAACCTGAAGAGATAGTTGCACATCTTCCTCTTCTCTGTGAAGAAAAGAAGATACCATACGTCTATGTCAGTAATAAGAAATCTCTAGGAGAAGCAGCAGGCCTTCAAGTAGGTTCTTCAGCAGTAGCCATAGTAGATCCGGGAGAAGGTAAAGACGTACTTGATGAAGTTATAAAGAGAGTAAATGAGATAAGAGGTAAGAGCTAA
- the lysS gene encoding lysine--tRNA ligase, whose protein sequence is MKWDERRVEIINELKEKGIQPYPHKFEFTNTIQELRSIAKEKGNPSSHDPFLYGISTVGRVANIRRHGKAGFVDIFDEGEKLQLYLRVNELGDRYEWFMKYIGRGDIIGVKGDLFYTMKGELSLLVKEFSLLSKALIEPPDWTTLTSEFRYAHRYVDFLYNDKARNAMMVRFTLEREIREFLYSRGFIEVETPVVQPVYGGALAKPFKTHVNYLDEDWYLRIALELYLKRFIVGGFNKVFEIGKVFRNEDIDVTHNPEFSLLELYWAYADYNDIMELTESLIRETFKKILSTDTIKYNGKEIHLENKFKKISMHDSLSEALGKDVDSISDDELKELLRQNQLKPRGCQYVRGLMIEKLFDKLVSNNLQEPTFITDHPIETTPLCKPHRSKPGMVERFELYIAGMEIANAYTELNDPILQDKLFKEEQEMFKRGDQEAHPYDKDFIRALSYGMPPTGGLGIGIDRLAMLATDNISIKEVIPFPMISSKLIQGDD, encoded by the coding sequence ATGAAGTGGGACGAAAGAAGAGTCGAGATAATTAACGAATTGAAGGAGAAGGGCATTCAACCTTACCCTCATAAATTCGAATTCACTAACACCATACAAGAGCTCAGGTCTATAGCTAAGGAGAAAGGCAATCCTTCAAGTCATGATCCGTTCCTTTACGGTATTTCCACCGTAGGAAGGGTAGCCAATATAAGGAGGCACGGAAAAGCGGGATTTGTAGACATATTCGACGAAGGCGAGAAACTACAACTTTATCTACGTGTTAACGAGTTAGGCGATCGCTATGAATGGTTCATGAAATACATAGGTAGGGGAGACATAATCGGAGTGAAAGGCGATCTGTTTTATACTATGAAAGGAGAGCTATCGCTCTTAGTGAAAGAGTTCTCACTCTTAAGCAAAGCATTAATAGAACCCCCAGACTGGACTACTTTAACTTCCGAGTTTAGATATGCCCATAGATACGTTGATTTCCTCTATAATGATAAAGCCAGAAACGCTATGATGGTAAGGTTCACATTGGAACGGGAAATAAGAGAATTCCTGTATTCCAGAGGGTTCATCGAAGTCGAAACTCCAGTAGTTCAGCCAGTTTACGGGGGGGCATTGGCTAAACCTTTCAAGACTCATGTGAACTATCTTGACGAGGACTGGTACCTCAGAATAGCGTTAGAGCTTTACCTGAAAAGGTTCATCGTTGGTGGTTTCAATAAGGTTTTCGAAATAGGGAAAGTCTTCAGGAATGAGGATATAGACGTCACCCATAACCCAGAGTTTAGCCTTCTAGAGCTCTACTGGGCATACGCTGACTATAATGACATTATGGAGCTGACAGAATCTCTCATCAGAGAGACCTTCAAGAAAATATTATCTACTGATACAATAAAGTATAATGGAAAAGAAATCCATCTAGAAAATAAATTCAAGAAAATCTCCATGCATGATTCCCTTAGTGAAGCTTTAGGAAAAGACGTGGATTCCATATCCGACGACGAGTTAAAGGAATTGCTGAGACAGAACCAGCTTAAACCCAGAGGATGTCAATACGTCAGAGGGCTGATGATAGAGAAACTATTCGACAAGCTTGTGTCAAATAACCTGCAAGAGCCTACGTTTATAACAGATCACCCAATAGAGACTACGCCTCTATGCAAGCCACATAGGTCCAAGCCGGGGATGGTAGAGAGGTTCGAGCTATACATCGCAGGCATGGAAATAGCTAATGCCTATACTGAACTTAATGACCCAATACTTCAGGACAAGCTCTTCAAGGAAGAACAGGAGATGTTCAAGAGAGGAGACCAAGAAGCGCATCCATATGATAAAGACTTCATAAGGGCGTTAAGTTACGGAATGCCTCCGACAGGAGGTCTGGGTATAGGCATAGACAGACTTGCGATGCTAGCTACGGACAACATAAGTATAAAAGAAGTAATACCTTTCCCCATGATCAGTTCCAAGCTCATCCAAGGAGATGATTAG
- a CDS encoding site-2 protease family protein — MIEAEIIAIVLLFFVAWALLYLARKRLEKFGLNVPIPFLLMYKSKVRDIWFPSISLSKGYRYYEKAAIVLSLISMLGGIILIFYIISEFIVPHPSSQPAVSLTPIIPGVTISLSQTPFLLLALGISVALHEIMHALSATSNGIKVRNGGILLLGIFPGAFVEPDEESFNSSTLSKKVKVIAAGIAMNLILAAIFFPLTLFFPSLVSQGVLIEGVMKDSAAYNASISSGDIIKAIDGQTVNSPYQLGNYLDKNTKNSYTILLANGSEETITINTPNHFLGVYVTYDIPSIWIDVYTFIFWMFTINFSLALFNGAPLVITDGGKIFTELLKRALGSNGEKISLYFQALLILVFVYTILLSNHLLG; from the coding sequence ATGATAGAAGCAGAAATAATAGCGATAGTCTTACTATTCTTTGTGGCTTGGGCGCTTCTCTATTTAGCCAGGAAAAGGCTTGAGAAGTTCGGACTAAACGTTCCCATACCTTTCCTTTTGATGTATAAGTCAAAGGTCAGGGATATCTGGTTTCCTTCAATATCTCTGAGCAAAGGTTATAGATATTACGAGAAAGCGGCAATAGTATTATCTTTAATTTCTATGTTAGGAGGTATAATACTAATATTTTACATTATTTCAGAATTTATTGTACCTCATCCGTCTTCCCAGCCAGCGGTTTCGCTGACCCCAATAATACCGGGCGTCACGATATCACTTTCTCAAACTCCCTTCCTTCTTCTAGCGTTGGGGATCTCGGTTGCTTTACATGAGATCATGCATGCCTTATCTGCAACGTCTAATGGTATAAAGGTGAGGAATGGAGGCATCCTGCTCTTAGGTATATTTCCTGGAGCTTTCGTAGAACCTGACGAGGAAAGTTTCAATTCGAGCACGTTGTCAAAAAAGGTCAAAGTGATAGCTGCAGGTATAGCAATGAACCTGATACTGGCAGCTATATTCTTCCCCCTGACCCTATTTTTCCCGTCATTAGTATCTCAGGGCGTATTAATAGAAGGTGTAATGAAAGACTCAGCGGCTTACAACGCATCCATTTCCTCTGGAGATATAATAAAAGCAATAGACGGACAAACAGTCAATAGCCCTTATCAGTTAGGTAACTACCTAGATAAAAACACTAAAAACAGTTATACTATACTTTTAGCTAACGGCTCGGAGGAGACTATCACTATAAATACACCGAACCATTTCCTAGGGGTTTACGTAACTTATGATATACCCTCTATCTGGATTGACGTCTACACGTTCATCTTCTGGATGTTTACGATCAACTTTAGCCTTGCTCTATTTAATGGAGCGCCCCTAGTTATTACCGATGGGGGAAAGATATTTACTGAGCTGTTGAAGAGGGCACTTGGATCAAACGGAGAAAAAATTTCCCTGTACTTCCAAGCTCTGCTGATCTTGGTTTTCGTTTATACCATACTACTATCTAATCATCTCCTTGGATGA
- a CDS encoding DUF1122 family protein, producing MIKGKIGGLEVTCSESKRTHIRELFYFTLFVDNIQVAKVSFFTGREYYPPWIELDYDPWLRKRNLETDLFKLIYEKLDCNGKLFVTYDKDKETEGMILKGYSAVDTPLGRSMLEAGFTWFKTWYIPEGGNEGSAKIQGNKSCNLEDSVRQLRELLDDVKTEEVKQIILKRIDDIRKSRDNTV from the coding sequence ATGATAAAAGGCAAGATAGGAGGGTTAGAGGTAACTTGCTCTGAGTCTAAAAGAACTCACATAAGGGAATTATTTTACTTCACGCTCTTCGTTGATAACATTCAGGTCGCCAAGGTCTCCTTCTTTACTGGTAGAGAGTATTACCCACCTTGGATAGAGCTAGACTATGACCCATGGTTGAGGAAGAGGAATCTGGAAACGGATCTCTTCAAACTCATCTATGAGAAACTAGACTGTAACGGAAAGTTGTTCGTTACTTACGATAAAGACAAGGAAACTGAAGGGATGATACTGAAAGGCTATTCCGCTGTCGACACACCCCTCGGTAGGTCGATGCTTGAAGCCGGATTTACATGGTTCAAGACTTGGTATATTCCAGAGGGAGGAAACGAAGGTTCAGCCAAGATTCAGGGGAACAAGAGTTGTAACCTGGAGGACTCCGTAAGGCAATTGAGAGAGCTTCTAGATGACGTTAAAACTGAAGAAGTTAAACAGATAATACTGAAGAGAATTGACGATATCAGGAAATCCAGAGATAACACTGTATA